From Staphylococcus sp. M0911, a single genomic window includes:
- a CDS encoding NAD(P)/FAD-dependent oxidoreductase, which translates to MYQTIIIGGGPSGLMAAVAASSNSNQVLILEKKKGLGRKLKISGGGRCNVTNRLPYAEIIKNIPGNGKFLYSPFSIFDNESIIDFFESRGVKLKEEDHGRMFPVSNKAQDVVDTLVSTINEQQVTVKEETAVTRLSVNDNGIFTVETSQQTYEANSVIIATGGTSVPQTGSTGDGYRFAESMGHTITELFPTEVPITSPERFIKDKTLKGLSLKDVELSVLKKNGKKRISHQMDMIFTHFGVSGPAALRCSQFVYKEQKNQKKNEILMSLDAFPELNQEELTQQIRRMLKEQPDKFIKNSLHGLIEERYLLFILEQANIDNETTSHHLSNQQLTTIVNLLKGFTFKVNGTLPIDKAFVTGGGVSLKEIEPKTMMSKLVTGLFLCGEVLDIHGYTGGYNITSALVTGHVAGLNAGKHNTLKNN; encoded by the coding sequence ATGTATCAAACAATCATCATCGGTGGTGGCCCAAGTGGTTTAATGGCTGCAGTAGCTGCTAGTTCTAATAGTAATCAAGTTCTTATATTAGAAAAGAAAAAAGGTCTAGGTAGAAAATTAAAAATATCAGGTGGTGGTCGTTGTAATGTTACCAATCGCTTACCCTATGCAGAAATAATTAAAAATATACCAGGTAACGGTAAGTTTTTATATAGTCCTTTTTCAATATTTGATAATGAATCCATTATTGATTTCTTTGAAAGTCGTGGCGTTAAATTAAAAGAAGAAGACCACGGACGAATGTTTCCTGTTTCAAATAAGGCCCAAGATGTCGTTGACACGTTAGTAAGCACAATTAACGAACAACAAGTTACTGTTAAAGAAGAAACAGCAGTGACTCGTCTATCTGTAAATGACAATGGTATCTTTACGGTTGAGACATCACAACAAACATATGAAGCAAATAGTGTGATTATAGCAACAGGTGGCACGAGTGTTCCACAAACTGGTTCGACAGGTGACGGTTATCGCTTCGCAGAATCCATGGGACATACCATAACTGAGTTATTCCCTACCGAAGTGCCAATCACATCCCCTGAGCGCTTTATCAAAGATAAAACTTTAAAAGGATTAAGTTTGAAAGATGTAGAATTATCCGTTTTAAAGAAAAATGGCAAAAAACGAATTAGTCACCAAATGGATATGATTTTTACACATTTTGGTGTCAGCGGTCCTGCCGCCTTAAGATGTAGTCAATTTGTATATAAAGAACAAAAGAATCAAAAGAAAAACGAAATTCTAATGTCTCTTGACGCTTTTCCAGAGTTAAATCAAGAAGAACTTACGCAACAAATTCGACGTATGTTAAAAGAACAGCCAGATAAATTCATTAAAAATAGTTTACACGGTCTGATCGAAGAACGTTATTTATTATTTATATTAGAACAAGCTAATATTGATAACGAGACAACGTCGCACCATTTATCCAATCAGCAATTGACTACAATTGTTAATTTATTAAAAGGTTTTACATTCAAGGTTAACGGTACCTTACCTATTGATAAAGCCTTTGTTACTGGTGGAGGCGTTTCATTAAAAGAAATAGAGCCTAAAACGATGATGTCTAAATTAGTTACTGGGCTATTTTTATGTGGTGAGGTGCTAGATATCCATGGTTATACTGGCGGATATAATATCACAAGCGCGTTAGTCACTGGTCATGTTGCTGGTTTAAATGCTGGCAAACATAATACTTTAAAGAACAATTAA
- a CDS encoding polysaccharide biosynthesis protein, with protein sequence MSESKEMVRGTFLITLSILITKVLGVLFIIPFNHLIGGQENMAPFTYAYAPYNIAIAVATAGVPLAASKYVAKYNALGAYKVSQKFYKSSFIVMSITGVLGFLILYFLAPFISELTLSRNASDKNGWSVADITWIIRIISMVVIFIPVLATWRGIFQGYKSMGPTAVSEVTEQIARVIFILVGSYLVLNVFDGTVLMANGIATFAAAIGAIAGILTLWYYWRKRKKNIDKMVLSDYTDINVSYGNMYKEIIKYSIPFVIVSLNFPLFNLVDQFTHNGALSVVGVSSQLQDIFFNMLNMSTNKIVMIPTSLSAGFAVSLIPYITKTYEEGRFEEMHRQIRTSIGVLMFITVPASIGIMALAQPLFTVFYGYDPVVQGHDPNFDGSRLLFIYAPVAILISLLSVTASMLQGIDKQKLTVYVILGAVAIKLILNYPLIMLFHTPGAVLSTSFALLFAIGCNFFILKKYAQFKFSYSWIHFGKIFLYSFIMMLGVELVFFIGKLFLAPSKIGYLIIIAVGVVVGAAIYGGITIKTKFADEFLGDIPEKIRRKVGFLR encoded by the coding sequence ATGAGCGAAAGTAAAGAAATGGTTCGAGGGACCTTTTTAATTACACTAAGTATTTTAATTACGAAAGTTCTCGGTGTACTATTTATTATTCCATTTAACCATTTAATAGGCGGACAAGAAAATATGGCACCGTTCACGTATGCCTATGCACCATATAATATTGCGATAGCTGTAGCTACAGCAGGTGTACCACTTGCAGCCTCAAAATATGTAGCTAAATATAATGCTTTAGGTGCGTATAAGGTCAGTCAGAAATTTTATAAATCAAGTTTTATTGTCATGAGTATAACAGGTGTATTAGGATTCTTAATTTTATATTTCCTAGCACCTTTTATCTCAGAATTAACTTTATCTCGTAATGCGTCAGATAAAAATGGCTGGTCTGTCGCAGATATCACTTGGATTATTCGAATCATCAGTATGGTAGTTATCTTCATACCGGTATTAGCAACTTGGAGAGGTATCTTCCAGGGATATAAATCAATGGGACCAACAGCTGTATCTGAAGTAACTGAACAAATAGCTCGAGTGATTTTCATTTTAGTAGGTAGTTATTTAGTATTAAATGTATTTGATGGAACAGTATTAATGGCTAATGGTATCGCAACATTTGCTGCAGCTATTGGTGCTATAGCAGGTATTCTTACTTTATGGTATTACTGGAGAAAGCGTAAGAAAAATATTGATAAAATGGTATTGTCAGATTATACCGATATCAATGTTTCTTATGGCAATATGTATAAAGAAATCATAAAATATAGTATCCCATTTGTAATTGTAAGTTTAAATTTCCCATTATTTAATTTAGTCGATCAATTTACACACAATGGTGCATTATCTGTAGTGGGTGTTTCATCACAATTGCAAGACATTTTCTTTAATATGTTAAATATGTCGACAAATAAAATTGTTATGATTCCAACGTCATTAAGTGCTGGTTTTGCAGTAAGTTTAATTCCATATATTACCAAAACGTATGAAGAAGGTCGTTTTGAAGAAATGCATCGACAAATCAGAACGTCAATTGGTGTACTGATGTTCATTACAGTTCCAGCTAGTATTGGAATAATGGCATTGGCACAGCCATTATTTACAGTCTTTTATGGATATGATCCAGTAGTTCAAGGTCATGATCCTAACTTTGATGGTAGTCGATTACTGTTTATCTATGCACCTGTTGCAATTCTAATTTCACTGTTAAGTGTTACAGCGTCAATGTTACAAGGTATTGATAAACAGAAGTTAACAGTTTATGTAATTTTAGGTGCAGTTGCGATAAAATTAATCCTTAACTATCCACTTATTATGTTATTCCATACACCAGGAGCTGTACTAAGTACATCATTTGCATTACTCTTTGCAATTGGATGTAACTTCTTCATATTGAAGAAATATGCACAGTTCAAGTTTAGTTACAGTTGGATTCATTTTGGTAAAATCTTTTTATACTCATTTATTATGATGCTAGGTGTAGAGTTAGTATTCTTTATTGGAAAGTTATTCCTAGCTCCTAGCAAAATAGGCTATTTAATTATTATTGCTGTAGGTGTGGTTGTAGGTGCAGCAATATACGGCGGTATTACAATTAAGACTAAATTTGCAGATGAGTTTTTAGGTGATATTCCTGAGAAAATCAGACGTAAAGTTGGTTTCTTAAGATGA
- a CDS encoding pseudouridine synthase, protein MRLDKFLANMGVGTRNEVKQSLKKGYVKVNNEVIKSPKTQIDPNEDIITVNDEKIIYIDKVYIMLNKPSGVVSATEDDKHQTVIDLIPEYQHLGIFPVGRLDKDTEGLLLITNDGQFNHDLMSPNKHVPKTYEVVSKNDVTQSDVERFKEGLELSDGLVKPAQLEIIENRRSRVTIYEGKYHQVKRMFHEIENEVLQLKRIKIAELELDTSLKLGEFRLLTENDFKLLLN, encoded by the coding sequence ATGAGACTAGATAAATTTTTAGCTAACATGGGCGTAGGTACACGTAATGAAGTAAAGCAAAGTTTAAAAAAAGGTTACGTTAAAGTGAACAATGAAGTGATCAAGTCTCCAAAAACGCAAATTGATCCTAATGAAGATATCATTACAGTTAATGATGAAAAAATAATATATATCGATAAAGTGTATATCATGTTAAATAAGCCATCTGGTGTAGTATCAGCGACTGAAGATGATAAACATCAAACTGTTATAGATTTAATCCCTGAGTATCAACACTTGGGGATTTTCCCTGTAGGTAGGTTAGACAAAGATACAGAAGGCTTACTACTAATCACTAATGATGGTCAATTTAACCATGATTTGATGAGTCCAAATAAACACGTGCCTAAAACTTACGAAGTAGTATCAAAAAATGATGTAACACAAAGCGATGTAGAGCGATTTAAAGAAGGATTAGAATTGTCTGATGGGTTAGTAAAACCTGCACAATTAGAAATCATTGAAAATCGACGATCACGTGTTACGATATACGAAGGTAAATATCATCAAGTTAAAAGAATGTTTCATGAGATAGAAAATGAGGTATTACAATTAAAACGTATTAAAATTGCTGAATTAGAGTTGGATACATCTCTTAAATTAGGCGAATTTCGTTTATTAACAGAAAATGATTTTAAATTACTTTTAAACTAA
- a CDS encoding YtxH domain-containing protein: MAKGTNLFRVVLGLGGAAAAVLLSRKESRDKLKDQYNQYKENPESYKANAKDFANQISSKANETIQDVKSNPKGYVERIKNDPKAFFEEEKTRFTNLDDNKADDLEEGKFDDEGGATANNNLRVVSEEDLKNNKNALEDKK; encoded by the coding sequence ATGGCAAAAGGAACAAATTTATTCAGAGTAGTATTAGGTTTAGGTGGTGCTGCAGCAGCAGTTCTATTATCTCGTAAAGAAAGCAGAGATAAATTAAAAGATCAATATAATCAATACAAAGAAAACCCAGAATCATATAAAGCGAATGCTAAAGACTTCGCAAATCAAATTAGTTCTAAAGCTAATGAAACAATTCAAGATGTTAAAAGTAATCCAAAAGGTTACGTAGAAAGAATTAAAAATGACCCTAAAGCATTCTTCGAGGAAGAAAAAACTAGATTCACAAATTTAGATGATAATAAAGCTGATGATTTAGAAGAAGGTAAATTTGATGATGAAGGTGGCGCTACAGCTAATAATAATTTACGCGTCGTATCAGAAGAAGATCTAAAAAATAATAAAAATGCTTTAGAAGATAAAAAATAA